A stretch of DNA from Desulfovibrio gilichinskyi:
TGAAATAATCAGGAGTCTGTCATTAGGCTCTATCACTGTGAGGCCCGTAGGAATTATTACATCCTCTCCCCGCTGGAAACATAAAATCAGTGCGCCCTTAGGCAAGTCGAGATCCTTAATCGGTTTACCGACTATTCCTGAATTTTCCTGAGCAATAGCTTCGAGAGCTTCAGCTTCTTCACCTTTAATTGAAACAGCAGAAATAACTTTTCCTTGTCTGACAAAATGCAAAATTGAATTAATTGCAGAAAGTCTGGGGCAGACAAGGTGATCAATTCCGATAGGCTGAATTAAAGGAATATATGCAAAATTATTTATGCGGGTAATTGTCTTATGCGCGCCTAAGTTTTTAGCAAGCAGGCAGGACAGGATATTCATTTCTTCATCACCGGTAACTGAAATAACCATGTCCAGTTCACCGACATTTTCTTCTTTGAGTAATTCCTGATCAGTTCCATCGCCTTGCAAGACAATAACACGGTCAAGCTTTTCCGATAGTTCTGCGCACCGATCAGGATCTTTATCCAGAAGACGTGTATGATGATTTTTGTTGTCCAGAGCTTGCGCCAGCAGAAAACCGACATTTCCTCCGCCTACAATAAGAACTTTCCTAATCGGGTCTGAAAGAATGCCAGCCTGCCTGAGTAGTGCTTCTTGCTGATCACGAATGCAAGCAAAGTAAACGATATCCCCTTCTTGAATAGTGTCCAGTCCGCCGGGAATTATAAGCCTGTCTTTACGGACCAAAGCAGCAATAACAACATCAAGATCGATAAGATGCTCTTTGATATTCATAAGAGTTACCCCGATAAGGGGGCTCGCATTTGGAAGCTTGACTCCGATCAAACGAACCTTATCACCGACAAAATCATTAATTTCCACAGCTCCGGGAACACTCATGATTCTAAGTATTGATTCAACAACTTCTTCATCGGGATTAATCAGAGTA
This window harbors:
- the trkA gene encoding Trk system potassium transporter TrkA, with the protein product MRVIIVGAGEVGFNVARRLSGESKEVVVIDKDSKALSKVADTLDVQTILGSGSNPEILERAGVLDADIFLAVTDKDEINLISTFMANRIAPKIIKLARIRNEDYTKYPEMFTEGDLRIDTLINPDEEVVESILRIMSVPGAVEINDFVGDKVRLIGVKLPNASPLIGVTLMNIKEHLIDLDVVIAALVRKDRLIIPGGLDTIQEGDIVYFACIRDQQEALLRQAGILSDPIRKVLIVGGGNVGFLLAQALDNKNHHTRLLDKDPDRCAELSEKLDRVIVLQGDGTDQELLKEENVGELDMVISVTGDEEMNILSCLLAKNLGAHKTITRINNFAYIPLIQPIGIDHLVCPRLSAINSILHFVRQGKVISAVSIKGEEAEALEAIAQENSGIVGKPIKDLDLPKGALILCFQRGEDVIIPTGLTVIEPNDRLLIISTRKNIPEIENALTTKLEFY